One window of the Phalacrocorax aristotelis chromosome 19, bGulAri2.1, whole genome shotgun sequence genome contains the following:
- the CAMK2N1 gene encoding calcium/calmodulin-dependent protein kinase II inhibitor 1 encodes MSEGPPYGEGQLAGDAAVGQLPFPVRLRGPDGLLAGGQGKRPPKLGQIGRSKRVVIEDDRIDDVLQNLSEKAPPGV; translated from the exons atGTCGGAGGGGCCGCCCTACGGCGAGGGGCAGCTGGCGGGGGACGCGGCCGTGGGGCAGCTGCCCTTCCCCGTTCGCCTCCGCGGCCCCGACGGCCTCCTCGCCGGCGGGCAGGGCAAGCGGCCGCCCAAGCTGGGGCAGATCGGCCGCAGCAAGAGAG tggTTATTGAAGATGATAGAATTGATGATGTGCTGCAAAATCTCTCGGAAAAGGCCCCTCCCGGTGTTTAA
- the MUL1 gene encoding mitochondrial ubiquitin ligase activator of NFKB 1: MEGGGRPSAAQAVLLAASTAITALVYSLYRQKARVARGLEGARRVRLDGDLRAVLLEAPGRCVPYAVIEGVVRSVKETLSSQFVENCKGVVQRLTLQEHKMVWNRTTHLWNDYEKIIHQRTNTTPFDLVSQEEGAGVAVRVMKPLDAAELSLETVYEKFHPSVQSFTDVIGHYISGERPKGIQETEQMLRVGTALTGVGELVLDNTTIKLQPPKQGMPYYLSAMDFDSLLQKQESNVRFWKILTVVFGFATCAILFFILRKQYRHHRERQHLKQMQDELRQAQERLMHEMNVEGGETLKNACVICLGNTKSCVFLECGHVCSCSECYRALPKPKRCPICRQPISRVVPLYNS; the protein is encoded by the exons atggagggcggcgggcggccctCGGCCGCGCAGGCCGTGCTGCTGGCCGCCAGCACCGCCATCACCGCCCTGGTCTACTCCCTCTACCGGCAGAAGGCTCGCGTCGCCCGCGGCCTGGAG GGCGCCAGGAGGGTCCGGCTGGACGGAGACCTGCGAGCCGTGCTGCTGGAGGCGCCGGGGCGCTGCGTCCCCTACGCTGTCATTGAAG GCGTGGTGCGGTCCGTTAAGGAGACCCTGAGCAGCCAGTTTGTGGAGAACTGCAAGGGCGTCGTTCAGAGGCTGACGCTGCAGGAGCATAAGATGGTGTGGAACCGAACAACCCACCTCTG gaaCGACTACGAGAAGATCATCCACCAGAGAACCAACACCACCCCCTTCGACCTGGTCTCTCAGGAGGAAGGTGCCGGCGTCGCCGTCCGGGTGATGAAGCCGCTGGACGCCGCCGAGCTCAGCCTGGAGACGGTGTACGAGAAATTCCATCCCTCCGTCCAGTCCTTCACCGATGTGATCGGCCACTACATCAGCGGAGAGCGCCCAAAGGGCATTCAGGAGACGGAGCAGATGCTGAGGGTGGGCACGGCGCTGACGGGGGTGGGAGAGCTCGTCCTGGATAACACCACGATCAAGCTGCAGCCCCCGAAGCAGGGCATGCCCTACTACCTGAGCGCTATGGATTTCGACTCCTTGCTGCAGAAACAAGAATCAAACGTCCGGTTCTGGAAAATCCTGACCGTCGTTTTTGGTTTTGCCACCTGTGCCATCCTCTTCTTCATCCTACGGAAGCAATACCGGCATCACCGAGAGAGGCAGCATCTCAAACAAATGCAGGATGAATTGCGGCAGGCCCAGGAGCGCCTGATGCATGAAATGAACGTTGAGGGTGGCGAAACACTCAAAAACGCCTGCGTCATCTGCTTGGGCAACACCAAATCCTGCGTTTTCCTGGAGTGCGGGCACGTTTGCTCTTGCAGCGAGTGCTACCGGGCTCTCCCCAAACCCAAAAGGTGCCCGATCTGCAGGCAGCCCATCTCCAGGGTGGTTCCTTTATACAACAGTTAA
- the CDA gene encoding cytidine deaminase isoform X2 codes for MEGGGQRLAPVAPPGQPQGEHLRLLLRRSQEAKNCAYCPYSRFPVGAALLTAGGEIFSGCNVENACYSLGMCAERAAIQKAISEGHTSFRAMAITSDMRDHFITPCGACRQVMREFGTDWDVYLTKADGTYIVKRLEELLPLSFGPEDLKKV; via the exons ATGGAGGGTGGCGGGCAGCGCCTGGCCCCCGTTGCCCCCCCGGGCCAGCCCCAGGGTGAGCACCTGCGGCTCCTGCTGCGCCGCAGCCAGGAAGCCAAAAACTGTGCCTATTGCCCCTACAGCCGCTTCCCGGTGGGCGCCGCGCTGCTCACCGCTGGTGGGGAGATCTTCTCCG GGTGCAACGTGGAGAACGCCTGCTACAGCCTGGGGATGTGTGCTGAGCGCGCTGCCATCCAGAAAGCCATCTCCGAGGGGCACACCAGCTTCAGGGCCATGGCCATCACCAG TGACATGAGGGACCACTTCATCACGCCCTGCGGTGCCTGCAGACAAGTGATGAGAGAG TTCGGCACGGACTGGGATGTCTACCTGACCAAAGCGGACGGCACCTATATCGTCAAGAggctggaagagctgctgcCACTCTCCTTCGGCCCTGAGGACCTGAAGAAGGTGTGA
- the FAM43B gene encoding protein FAM43B → MLPWRRSKFVLVENERKCKGKSLGPGLSYAALLAGFLRSCPDLLPDCPLERLGSVFRGKRQKVELNKEDPTYTVRYLGNAVTLHAKGEGCTEEAVGKIWAKSDAGAGGAKMKLTLGPQGIRMTPCEKGARRPGHAYLLHRITYCAADRRHPKVFAWVYRHQVKNKAVVLRCHAVLVSKADKARAMALLLYQTSASAFNEFKRLKRQNDFRHVQQQLLGDAIVPLVPLRRLLNTKCPYRPPAERARCAPRLSSILEEEEEEAFGTGAPRGDSGPAAVLRLAREMRGCSLRGPRPLAC, encoded by the coding sequence ATGCTGCCCTGGCGCCGGAGCAAGTTCGTGCTGGTGGAAAATGAACGTAAGTGCAAAGGCAAAagcctggggccagggctgaGCTACGCTGCGTTGCTGGCCGGCTTCCTGCGCTCCTGCCCGGACCTCCTGCCCGACTGCCCGCTCGAGCGGCTGGGCAGCGTCTTCCGCGGCAAACGGCAGAAAGTGGAGCTGAACAAGGAGGACCCGACGTACACGGTGCGGTACCTGGGCAACGCTGTCACCCTGCACGCCAAAGGCGAGGGCTGCACGGAGGAGGCGGTGGGAAAGATCTGGGCTAAGAGCGACGCGGGGGCTGGCGGGGCCAAGATGAAGCTGACATTGGGACCCCAAGGCATCCGTATGACCCCCTGTGAGAAGGGAGCCCGCCGGCCAGGCCACGCGTACCTCCTGCACCGCATCACCTACTGCGCCGCCGACCGCCGGCACCCCAAGGTCTTCGCCTGGGTTTACCGGCACCAGGTGAAGAACAAGGCGGTGGTGCTGCGCTGCCACGCCGTCCTGGTCTCCAAAGCCGACAAGGCACGCGCCATGGCCCTGCTCCTCTACCAGACCTCCGCCTCCGCCTTCAATGAGTTCAAGCGCCTTAAGAGGCAGAACGATTTCCGCCAcgtccagcagcagctcctgggcgATGCCATCGTCCCCTTGGTCCCCCTCCGAAGGCTGCTCAACACCAAGTGTCCCTACCGCCCACCCGCTGAGAGGGCCCGCTGCGCCCCCCGCCTCAGCTCCatcctggaggaggaggaggaggaggcctTCGGCACCGGGGCACCCAGGGGGGACAGCGGTCCTGCCGCCGTGCTGCGGCTGGCCAGGGAGATGCGGGGGTGCAGCCTGCGCGGCCCCCGGCCCCTAGCATGCTGA
- the CDA gene encoding cytidine deaminase isoform X1 has product MEGGGQRLAPVAPPGQPQGEHLRLLLRRSQEAKNCAYCPYSRFPVGAALLTAGGEIFSGCNVENACYSLGMCAERAAIQKAISEGHTSFRAMAITSLLQVFPPTQTARLSSVPFSFDSDMRDHFITPCGACRQVMREFGTDWDVYLTKADGTYIVKRLEELLPLSFGPEDLKKV; this is encoded by the exons ATGGAGGGTGGCGGGCAGCGCCTGGCCCCCGTTGCCCCCCCGGGCCAGCCCCAGGGTGAGCACCTGCGGCTCCTGCTGCGCCGCAGCCAGGAAGCCAAAAACTGTGCCTATTGCCCCTACAGCCGCTTCCCGGTGGGCGCCGCGCTGCTCACCGCTGGTGGGGAGATCTTCTCCG GGTGCAACGTGGAGAACGCCTGCTACAGCCTGGGGATGTGTGCTGAGCGCGCTGCCATCCAGAAAGCCATCTCCGAGGGGCACACCAGCTTCAGGGCCATGGCCATCACCAG TCTTCTGCAGGTGTTCCCCCCTACTCAAACCGCACGACTGAGCTCTGTGCCCTTCTCCTTTGACAGTGACATGAGGGACCACTTCATCACGCCCTGCGGTGCCTGCAGACAAGTGATGAGAGAG TTCGGCACGGACTGGGATGTCTACCTGACCAAAGCGGACGGCACCTATATCGTCAAGAggctggaagagctgctgcCACTCTCCTTCGGCCCTGAGGACCTGAAGAAGGTGTGA